In the genome of Anabas testudineus chromosome 4, fAnaTes1.2, whole genome shotgun sequence, one region contains:
- the lmx1a gene encoding LIM homeobox transcription factor 1-alpha gives MDQRAVCAGCHRLIRDRFLLRVTDGLWHEECVRCAACGDALRGSCFLRDRKLYCKRDYADLFAVRCGGCAKTISPAELVMHAGNAVFHLRCFTCSVCSCRLQTGDHCVLREGQLLCAREDYHRCLASPTSSDTGKSDEEEEDEEGESERVTGRQIRSEDPESKRPKRPRTILTTQQRRTFKASFEVSSKPCRKVRETLAAETGLSVRVVQVWFQNQRAKMKKLARRQQQQQEQQQQTQEQREHPSHHTAPSCGGLTSEMARLESSYSHIQQQQVGLTTLEQQDYDMDPFRQGLTPPQMPGDHMHPYGFKSLYGDMDRDPLCDVTDSDGLSLGDSSLLTPIDRLYSMQDSYFTS, from the exons ATGGATCAGAGGGCAGTGTGTGCCGGATGCCACCGGCTGATCAGAGACAGGTTCCTGCTCAGAGTCACTGACGGACTCTGGCATGAGGAGTGTGTGCGGTGCGCGGCGTGCGGGGACGCGCTCAGGGGCTCCTGCTTTCTGCGGGACCGCAAACTTTACTGCAAGCGGGACTATGCTGA TCTGTTTGCAGTACGTTGTGGGGGCTGTGCAAAAACCATCTCTCCCGCCGAGCTGGTGATGCATGCAGGGAACGCTGTGTTCCACCTGCGCTGCTTCACCTGTAGTGTTTGTTCCTGCCGCCTGCAGACTGGAGACCACTGCGTACTCAGGGAGGGACAGCTACTGTGTGCCAGAGAGGACTATCACCGCTGTCTGGCGAGTCCCACCTCTTCAGACACAG GTAAAAGTgacgaggaagaagaggatgaggagggagaATCCGAGAGAGTTACAGGCAGACAAATCAGATCAGAAGACCCGGAGAGCAAACGTCCTAAAAGACCTCGCACTATTTTGACCACTCAACAGAGACGGACCTTTAAAGCCTCCTTTGAGGTCTCATCCAAACCTTGCCGAAAG GTAAGGGAGACCTTGGCAGCAGAAACTGGTCTGAGCGTCCGAGTTGTGCAGGTCTGGTTCCAGAACCAAAGAGCCAAA atgaagaAACTGGCCAGaagacagcagcaacaacaagagcagcagcagcaaactcAGGAACAGCGGGAGCACCCATCACATCACACAG CGCCCTCATGTGGTGGTTTGACTTCTGAGATGGCGCGTCTGGAGTCCTCATATTCccacattcagcagcagcaagtaGGACTCACCACACTGGAGCAGCAGGACTATGACATGGACCCATTCAGACAAGGCCTGACCCCACCTCAGATGCCAGGGGATCACATGCACCCCTATG GTTTTAAGAGCCTGTATGGTGACATGGACAGAGATCCACTGTGCGATGTGACTGACAGTGACGGCCTCTCCCTGGGTGACTCCTCTCTACTCACACCTATTGACCGTCTCTACTCCATGCAGGACTCCTACTTCACCTCCTGA